A genomic segment from Helicobacter sp. NHP19-012 encodes:
- a CDS encoding plasminogen-binding N-terminal domain-containing protein, whose protein sequence is MLKWFFMVLGLCGLLNAKDWSAPLKINIDSVDTARKVVQFQAYDLQVGESGYILAKLTDYDVIAASLEVFSIQNGVAYARYTPYKVMKQKHLPTPRMVPKKGNLAIFREFNSQAFLIAPDLHTYENIKDDHTDITFISSDLLVAFLNGFNPTAKTLRRACDIYSVGLIYLVSTNRLNILDCQSFAILETKPFDTSKVGRTFTPFFSRVEGVDRGTLGKIMAGGKARHYFSYYDNLLRRESEKKLVREIKTQDKKELEKDIKNARNAKQKQALEKEYNKEIKEEQQQIAPTLSKQQKVEEKSLDQTTNKERAKEAKEAKKERKQELAKEKQKKKAEKKAKKAEKQQEKADKKRIRQEEKKLEQ, encoded by the coding sequence ATGCTTAAGTGGTTTTTCATGGTTTTGGGGCTGTGTGGGCTGCTAAACGCTAAAGATTGGAGCGCACCTCTAAAAATCAATATTGACAGCGTAGACACGGCTAGAAAAGTCGTGCAGTTTCAAGCCTACGATCTACAAGTGGGCGAGAGTGGCTATATCTTAGCCAAACTCACCGATTACGATGTCATCGCAGCGAGCCTTGAAGTGTTTTCTATCCAAAATGGCGTTGCCTATGCTAGATACACTCCCTATAAGGTGATGAAACAAAAGCACCTACCCACCCCGCGTATGGTCCCAAAAAAGGGCAACTTGGCGATTTTTAGGGAGTTCAACAGTCAGGCCTTTTTAATCGCTCCCGACTTACACACCTATGAAAATATTAAGGACGACCACACCGACATAACATTTATCAGCTCCGATTTATTGGTGGCTTTTTTAAATGGGTTCAACCCCACAGCCAAGACCTTAAGGCGGGCTTGCGACATTTACAGCGTGGGGCTTATCTACCTTGTCAGCACCAACCGCCTAAATATCCTAGACTGCCAAAGTTTTGCCATTTTAGAAACTAAGCCCTTTGACACCTCAAAAGTGGGGCGCACCTTCACGCCCTTTTTCTCCCGTGTGGAGGGGGTGGATCGGGGAACTTTGGGGAAAATAATGGCTGGGGGCAAGGCACGGCACTACTTCAGCTATTACGACAACTTACTACGGAGAGAGTCCGAAAAGAAGCTAGTTAGAGAAATTAAGACACAGGATAAAAAAGAGCTTGAAAAAGATATTAAAAATGCCAGAAACGCAAAGCAAAAACAAGCCCTAGAGAAGGAATACAACAAGGAAATTAAAGAGGAGCAACAACAAATTGCCCCTACGCTCTCTAAACAGCAAAAGGTAGAGGAAAAATCTCTAGATCAAACGACCAACAAAGAGAGGGCAAAAGAAGCCAAAGAGGCGAAAAAAGAGCGCAAGCAAGAACTCGCTAAAGAAAAACAAAAGAAAAAGGCAGAGAAAAAAGCCAAAAAAGCCGAGAAACAACAAGAGAAGGCAGATAAGAAACGCATACGCCAAGAGGAGAAAAAACTAGAACAATAG